From Toxorhynchites rutilus septentrionalis strain SRP chromosome 2, ASM2978413v1, whole genome shotgun sequence, a single genomic window includes:
- the LOC129766941 gene encoding uncharacterized protein LOC129766941 yields MDIEQKRSAVIALLLAGKFQKDIVRELSAIPVCRSFVHRTVKRYLTGSTKKRYGGGRQATVVTPAMVKIVKKRLKRNLRRSATKLAKDLKISDRSLRRILKDKLQTKPYKIQKVQDLSMRQKQERVKRAKALLKRAAEGRLENIVFTDEKLFTVAQFVNKQNDRVWLPERSRTHADVLTATRRQKPSLVMVWAGITRDGRTPLVSVPEGVKINQNTYRERVLQNVVEPWERRHFGSRDWVFQ; encoded by the coding sequence ATGGATATCGAACAGAAACGTAGTGCTGTAATTGCCTTGCTCCTAGCTGGGAAATTTCAGAAAGACATAGTTCGAGAGCTGTCTGCTATACCTGTGTGCAGAAGTTTTGTACACCGTACAGTTAAAAGATACCTGACCGGAAGTACCAAAAAACGATATGGTGGGGGACGTCAAGCTACTGTGGTGACACCTGCCATGGTGAAGATCGTCAAGAAGCGCCTTAAGAGAAATCTTCGACGTAGTGCCACTAAATTGGCGAAGGATCTCAAAATATCGGATCGAAGTCTCCGTCGGATCCTGAAAGATAAACTACAGACCAAACCTTACAAGATCCAAAAGGTTCAAGACCTTTCGATGAGGCAAAAACAAGAACGGGTAAAAAGAGCGAAAGCGCTGCTGAAGAGGGCCGCGGAAGGAAGGTTGGAGAATATCGTGTTCACCGACGAGAAACTCTTCACCGTAGCGCAGTTCGTGAATAAGCAGAACGACAGAGTTTGGTTGCCGGAAAGATCGCGAACCCATGCTGACGTACTGACGGCGACCAGGCGACAGAAACCTTCATTggtgatggtttgggccggaatcACCCGTGATGGCCGGACTCCGCTGGTTTCTGTCCCTGAAGGAGTGAAGATCAACCAAAATACGTATCGGGAACGAGTTCTACAGAATGTCGTCGAACCGTGGGAACGTCGTCATTTTGGTTCCAGAGATTGGGTTTTCCAGTAA